A window of Solanum stenotomum isolate F172 chromosome 9, ASM1918654v1, whole genome shotgun sequence genomic DNA:
GGAACAAACCTAATGCACTTCTTTAACTTTTACCCTTTCTTCATCATTTACTTGTAACACTCGAtctaattctatttttaaatcgAATAGTTATTATTATCATGCATTTATATAATTAGATAACTCTCATCTCcatcttttttaaataaaaattcatttgtAATGTTGGAGTTGTTTGGATGTTTCACGAAACCCTTTGTAggaattatcaaattaaatggtaATGAATCGAAATTAGTTGATTTAGTTAACGAATGAGTTAATTTTTGAGTTGAAATGAGACGCATTAAAATGAGTCATAGGTCCAACTCTTTCAACTTTTACTAAATTGGAACTTAATTAGTATTTCATTGCAAATATACCAGCTTAATTTAATTGTTAGAAATACTATGAACCGATCTATAGACTCTTGTGGGACAGAATCAATTTGATCACTAATTGAACCTATATATATGCTACATAATATGattaattaacatatatttttgcctaattaaataatttaatttcagtATAAAGTCCACACCGGAAGTAGTATATCATGTGTATGAGCTGGTGTTTCAGTATTACGAAAGTACCCCTAACTTTTACAGATCCAAAAGTATTAACATTCCAGCTCGCAGGATTAGAATGAAATTACAGACCATCCGGGCAGGcgttttcaaaattaatttagatGATGAGTAGTATttgagaaataacaaaaatgTTAAGAGTAAAAAAGTACTGTAGTAGTATATGTCAATCACATTTTCGTGCTGAAGTCCTCCTCCACATAATATTTACAGAGACTCAGAAAGAAAAAACAGAGAAAACATGATCGATCTGCTCTACCTAACCGCTAATTCCACTGTTGGAGAGGAGAAAAATGGTGCTAAAGCAAGTCATCGGAGAGAGCAGTGAGAAGATCCTGAAGGTCATCACCGATCCGAAGAGCTTCAAGTACTCGTTCAAAGATGAGAACATGACAGGGGATACGAAGAACACCTCTCTGTTCATAACCATACTCTTGAGCGGACTTATTCAAGAGCTCAACAAAGATAGGATGGTTGAGAAGGTCAGCACTTACAATAAATCTCTCCATCTCATCACCGACGTAAACAGGGAGGTGTCCTTCAGGAACTCCGGTGCCGGATCTGAGCTTTCCGGTACGGAAGGATTGGAGACGACGGGGACGAGAGGAGGAGCGGGATTCAGAACGGAGCAAGGAGTAGTTAGAGGAGGAATCAGCTACACGCGATAAACGTCGAATAAGTTTCTTcatgtttttgttgttgaagaCTAGAATTAAGGGGAGGGGCAATAATAATTATGGAGAAATGTGTGAGGAAGTTGAGGGAGAAAGAGTGTGGGGGTTGGTGCtttatatagatagatagatgggtgttttattttaaagaaacaaGGGATAGTTAGGAGGTACAGATAGACGTACTTGGCAGGTACAATTATTGTTAGTGGGGATGTGTGcacatttctatttttttcgcCTTAATTACCTACTAATTTCACTACATTAATTAATCAAACACTTGACTACATCCATCCAAAACTTATTATTATGTAAAACATGGAAAATACATTTTCTTTAActttcacatttttattttttacttaatgaGGACTCGATTTGCcttatatattcttcaattagGGAAATTCTAAGGTTAGAGTCGAATACAATAGTGAAGTAAACAGAGAATTGCCACTAGTATGTAATAAACAATTGAGCACAAATACATatctatattttcttaattaatctATCTCTCTTTGTCCATATATACtttccgttcatttttacttgtcacttatttctaaaatagaTTTTACATTTTCACTTGTCAGTACTTTTGACATATCaaagaaaagacaaatatattttttcatattttacgTTAGTATTAAATACTCTTTCTCCAAATCATTTTCCAAGACTTAatactaaaaattatttaataggGATAGTTTGATGAAATatctatatcaataattattttcttaatgaataTGTCAAGTCACACAGTGACAAATGGAGTATATTCCAAATCTAGGCAAAGGAACAACTTAAAATTGGTGTGAAGTGTTTGAGGAAACTATCAGTATATAATTACTCCATTAAGAAAGAATATTGGTTACAAGGTACATGAGTACAAATGGACCGTATAACTAACGATACCTACCAATACCATAAACAAGACAAAGCTTGGGGGGAAGtaatttagggaaaattgtCTTAATTTTAGGTAGCATTCACTTTGTAGACATCACTAATTATGTGTACTTAGACAAGTTTGAGATTGATGGGGTACACGCATACCTAGGGATTGGTTTGACGGTAATTAGCCCCAATTTACTTCATCATTAATTAAACAAAGAATGTTAATATTATAGATTAATTGGAATGAGTAATAAAGAAGCAAGTAAATATTGTTGTAGATAACAATAAGAAATTGCTACCAGTGAAACTTTGGCATATGGTAAAAAACACTAAAACCTATAAGCTAAGGTGCCACATTCATGGAGTTATATCTCCTGTCAAATAAAAACTAATACTCAAACAAATTTACAAGTAATTAATTAGATGTACTGTCAAAAGTTACAGTAAAATATAGTATATACTCTTTCATTTAAAGCATATAGCGAGACGTGGATTACTAATaccatataaagaaaaataaggcTAATTACATCACTAACCAATGCGGGACGTCAAACATATCCCCTCACGTTCAAACCTAATAATTAGAGTGTGAACAATATATAATGAGtttaattataatatgaaaatgGATATAGAAGAATCTAATTTAACTACGAATCTCACTAGTTCTACTTTTTGAAAAGAGTTTTTGTTGTGCTACTTCTGACAATCTTTCTGAAATTTCTGACTCCGCAACCGGTTGTTGATAATCTCAAAATGCGATTTCTTAATATGAATTCGAATTGATCAAACTCGAAAGTGAttattgaaaggaaaaaaaatatgattaagGTGATATTTTAGGGGAGAAAAAACAAGTGGCCTTGCGTGAAATGGAAACTAACAAAAGGAGGAGCCGAAAATAAGTTGTGGAAACGTTGTAGTCGTGATATTATAATGTGTTTTCATGGAAAAGTTGTGTTTGTTAAGGCAAGCCTACCCTGCTTAATTTGTGTATCATCCTTTTCCAAGCAAAGTTTCCGTGATACATATTCTCCTTTCCTCCTACGTCTTTACTCGTTCAATATTCTAAAAGTTGTGTAACACCAACAAAAAGCATAATCATATTTATGGAATATTCTTATCtgtcattaaattttgtggaatTCTATcttgaagaaatatttttaaattaaatacattttggaatatatattcataaaaaatcAAGACATCAAATATCAAAGAGAAGAGTAAGTGGAAGCAAGGGCGTATGCAGGATGGAGTCactgggttcacgtgaacccatgctcctctcccgaaatcatatatattgttagtgaaaaacttacaagataacaaaaaatacaagattacaattgaaaataaaaatgaagaaataaatctcttcaggttgaggcgcggatatctcgctctctttaaggagattcaagcccactgcagcaaatgttttcaccggtctagcagtagtccttcttgacttgtcccctccaggatacaacagcctattcacaatatataactcaacaaccctggacaagagttgagttcaaagctccacaaaaagaacaccttccttcaactaataagaactctctttttttgactaactctttcactctatatttttcttgtgtgtAGTATCTCCCAAACCAAAAGAAGACTATCACTATTTATAGTTGAGGAAGTCTTCTTACCAATTGATAGGAAGATATTGgatagtaaatagtgaagataatggcCTTAGGAGTTACATATGTTACAAGGTATAATGGAGGAATAAAGAATGGAATTGATGCTTGATAACCAATGTTAACAACGGACAACAACTGTGCTGCCCATTATCAGTCCACCAACGTTCTCAGCAACGTTTTATTTTCCTCTACTATAATGAGCAATTAAGCCCAAAAAGGAAATGCACATAATGAGTGGATAGTAATGTTACTTAAAACAATATGTAAGAAACCTGCCTCTAACAGACACAGAGGCTTTCCAAATGACAAATTGTTATTGATTTAAAATGCTAAATTaccaacaatcccccactcattttaatattagataAGAGAGTATATCAGCTGAAGGAAGACTACCatgcataatgaaggtgtgctctgcattgaacctccacttagtgaaacagtaacttttactccagagccgtagtggtctcagacttgaactatgactgcttaagggaaataaaatatcattgctcacacataataatcaaggtgttgacatgaGCTTTAAATCCAACACGTTATGGCCATGTGCTATCCCGGTTTCATGAGTACTTTTGAGAATAAGCCCAATTTTCATAGGAAGCGACCTACTTCCACACatcacataggtgaaatctgtCGGGAGTGCTCCTGTAAGCTTAACACTCCACCCATACGGGCTACAGatattcattaagagttttatcaactcaaccttcacaaactacaggaaacaatgcactcacatcataggaagggaaataaaaagatagtgcatttttcacaataagtcatcatatgattagtttttccctttgaacctggatataggatctctagtccccaggttgggtttcctcatatatgactcaaGGATTTGTAGGCTTCAATCCCATCCCCCTCGATGTGCTCCAAACCTTTTCTCTCGTTAAGGCCTTAGTAAGAGGATTTGCAACATTAtcacaagatttgacataatcaacattaatggtaCCATCTGTCAAATATGATCTTACATTACTGTGTTTCCTCCTTATAGGTCTGGATTTACCGTTGTAGTAACGGTTTTGAACTCTACCAATTGCAGCGGTGctatcacaatgaattaaaataggaggaattggtttttcaaaataaggtatttgaaatAACAAATCTCTTAACCAATTTGCTTCCTCACTAGCTGAAGCTAAAGCAATTAGTTCAGCCTCCATGGTAGAGTTAGCAATAATAGTTTGCTTTTTTGATCTCCAACAAACAGCACCACCAcctaaagtaaagacataaccagtggtagaacaagaatcacctgataaagtgttccaatctgcatcacaaaagccttcaagtacagcaggatattttttatagaataaaccacaattttttgttccaattaaatatctcataattcTTGTTATAGCATGCCAATGTTCATTACCTGGCTTGCTTGTAAACCTGCCAAGTACTCCTACTGCATATGCAATATCAGGCCTAGTGCAATCAGTCACATACCTCAAACTTCCGATTATGCTAGcatattccttttgatttattacatcatNNNNNNNNNNNNNNNNNNNNNNNNNNNNNNNNNNNNNNNNNNNNNNNNNNNNNNNNNNNNNNNNNNNNNNNNNNNNNNNNNNNNNNNNNNNNNNNNNNNNNNNNNNNNNNNNNNNNNNNNNNNNNNNNNNNNNNNNNNNNNNNNNNNNNNNNNNNNNNNNNNNNNNNNNNNNNNNNNNNNNNNNNNNNNNNNNNNNNNNNNNNNNNNNNNNNNNNNNNNNNNNNNNNNNNNNNNNNNNNNNNNNNNNNNNNNNNNNNNNNNNNNNNNNNNNNNNNNNNNNNNNNNNNNNNNNNNNNNNNNNNNNNNNNNNNNNNNNNNNNNNNNNNNNNNNNNNNNNNNNNNNNNNNNNNNNNNNNNNNNNNNNNNNNNNNNNNNNNNNNNNNNNNNNNNNNNNNNNNNNNNNNNNNNNNNNNNNNNNNNNNNNNNNNNNNNNNNNNNNNNNNNNNNNNNNNNNNNNNNNNNNNNNNNNNNNNNNNNNNNNNNNNNNNNNNNNNNNNNNNNNNNNNNNNNNNNNNNNNNNNNNNNNNNNNNNNNNNNNNNNNNNNNNNNNNNNNNNNNNNNNNNNNNNNNNNNNNNNNNNNNNNNNNNNNNNNNNNNNNNNNNNNNNNNNNNNNNNNNNNNNNNNNNNNNNNNNNNNNNNNNNNNNNNNNNNNNNNNNNNNNNNNNNNNNNNNNNNNNNNNNNNNNNNNNNNNNNNNNNNNNNNNNNNNNNNNNNNNNNNNNNNNNNNNNNNNNNNNNNNNNNNNNNNNNNNNNNNNNNNNNNNNNNNNNNNNNNNNNNNNNNNNNNNNNNNNNNNNNNNNNNNNNNNNNNNNNNNNNNNNNNNNNNNNNNNNNNNNNNNNNNNNNNNNNNNNNNNNNNNNNNNNNNNNNNNNNNNNNNNNNNNNNNNNNNNNNNNNNNNNNNNNNNNNNNNNNNNNNNNNNNNNNNNNNNNNNNNNNNNNNNNNNNNNNNNNNNNNNNNNNNNNNNNNNNNNNNNNNNNNNNNNNNNNNNNNNNNNNNNNNNNNNNNNNNNNNNNNNNNNNNNNNNNNNNNNNNNNNNNNNNNNNNNNNNNNNNNNNNNNNNNNNNNNNNNNNNNNNNNNNNNNNNNNNNNNNNNNNNNNNNNNNNNNNNNNNNNNNNNNNNNNNNNNNNNNNNNNNNNNNNNNNNNNNNNNNNNNNNNNNNNNNNNNNNNNNNNNNNNNNNNNNNNNNNNNNNNNNNNNNNNNNNNNNNNNNNNNNNNNNNNNNNNNNNNNNNNNNNNNNNNNNNNNNNNNNNNNNATGAGGCACACGATTCAACACATAACAAGCAGTTAAAATAgcttcaccccaaaaatttaaaggtgcatgtgactcaataagcatggcattagtcaattcaaccaaagttctatttttcctttccgctactccattagatgaaggagagtaaggaggagtagtttcatgaattattcccaatgatctaacaaaagaattaaactcatttgactcatattcacGGCCTTTATcatttctaattctttttatttttcttccaaactgattttcaacctcatggagataagttgaaattttcaaaagcatcacttttatttttcatcaagtaaacatatgtaaacttagaaaaatcatcaatgaaagtgataaaatatctattacctccacgagttaaaatttcaccaagttcacaaatatcagtatgaactaattctaacaaataagttttcctttcaacttgaaaatgaggccttttagtgatcttggctttactacaagcctcacacttttcaaaattctttttaatcattGGGATTAATCCTAAACTACTCATGATTCCAACATAACGGTCATTAATATGACACGAACGAGCATGCCaaaaattggtagaagaaagcatgtaaacagaagtagaagttttattcatttcaacattcaatttgAACATCCCATCACATGCATACCCCTTTcccacaaaaatacccttcttcacTATTACATAATGATCAGATTCAATAATCTGTTTAAAGCctgctttattaagaagaaaactagacatcaaatttttttcctcataaaaggagtataaagtacatctttcaaagttaatacCCTTCCAGAAGTAAAACACAATTCGACATCTCCCTTTCCAAGCACTTGAGTTGTGTGAGAATCCCCAAGCATGATGGTTTTGGGctcctcaaaatgagtatattttttaaaccagTCTTTGTCATAACAGACATGACGGTTTGCACCAGAACTAGCCCACCAtccatcaacactctcaacCATGTTTATGTCGGTAATCACCGCCACAAAAGGTTCTTCGGTAACGTTTGCTTGAGGGTTAGGACCACGTTTCCGGAATCTGCAAAATCGAGCAATATGCCCACTCTTGCCACAAACAAAGCACGGTCCTTTgtcttgaacttgttgattttgtgcttggttattttcaccattatttttcttgggaggtctaccattatttttcttgaaccttttcttcttaggcttcaaagaagtatttttgtgagTTTCAAGAGTAACATtttttgaagtaattaaatttaccttcgtTGTGACATTGTTCTCTTCTGtttgtaaaagtgcatcttgGCCCCTTGCCTCTTCTTCCATTCGGATTTTCATTATCAAGGTTTCAAGAGaggtttccttttgtttgtggcgcatagttttttgaaattccttcCAAGAAGGTGGAAGTTTATCTACTATGCCACAAACAATAAGGTTATCTCCAATTTTTACCTCCTCGGACCTTAGCTCtccaacaatcattataaaGTCTTGAGCTTGGTCTACCACTGATTTGTTGTCCACCATTTGGAAACGAAAAAATCTACTAGCCGCATATTTTTTCGCTCCAGCCTCTTCGGTATCATACTTACTCTGCAACgctttccaaattttctttgcactagagtaagttctatcataataatcataaaaattatcagatagacaattaagaatataataccgacacttataggaatcaccatcgtacttttccactttctctagatgagaaatagtttcatcatcattcatagaggtgatgtctactttattaggattcttctcagttaacacataagaaacattgagaagactcaagtagaaaagtactttacccttccatctcttaaaatggttaccattgaaccgaaatggcttgttaaggtctcccatcttgacatccgcgattttttcaattgtagccatactgaatctccttaaaattgttagtgaaaaacttacaagataacaaaaaatacaagattacaattgaaaataaaaatgaagaaataaatctcttcaggtTGAGgtgcggatatctcgctctctttaaggagattcaagcccactgcagcaaatgtttt
This region includes:
- the LOC125876471 gene encoding auxin-responsive protein SAUR71 produces the protein MKKLIRRLSRVADSSSNYSLLRSESRSSSRPRRLQSFRTGKLRSGTGVPEGHLPVYVGDEMERFIVSADLLNHPIFVELLNKSAQEYGYEQRGVLRIPCHVLIFERVLEALRIGDDLQDLLTALSDDLL